One genomic window of Pungitius pungitius chromosome 11, fPunPun2.1, whole genome shotgun sequence includes the following:
- the LOC134132888 gene encoding uncharacterized protein LOC134132888 encodes MKPLPTSQEKMEELFRWPLPVSGGEGKEMFYKLLEEHEPHLIDELRRTEEPVEAGMPVRELLLETLHDLRDKEIKKFNWLLLWKFSLCGFPRHLWERLQSLHTAENLVDVMVQTWGQKSVEVTKEVLVDINRTDLVQRLHTWGHKEEHSLGELWPGLIPEVETMASAIELLLETLKDLTDGELEKFKDSFLRETHYQKITSDIRWLMSEATDVQDVVFVMVLTHGQHSLWQTETFLHEMNRIDLVQYLSHSRSGPQKKLSSEHRPALIQRAASKAAVRRRLWEIEADFSYWEKFKKILTLIISQNNPFSLMLRRTSDRESVMDLMLQTLGLHSLDLTCEVLVIMGRSHTICEVKASGRERETVGERAQHQAAQSESTMTSVQESLLETLKDLSDKDLKKFKHHLQYTEVEKDYVRIPRQRLETSNRVEMVKLMMEAYDKQSVEVTRKVLKRMYWEDLQESGSGTTCQLQRLELKSGTNFEIQGELIFSGQSGASKEKPLNILQDLSVSESSDSVEGGSMTQESSEWTKLDPEVNSQDANDAPTYSLQSEAGNYECSISGLRWMCNGKVRFKYQFCPWEEPMERMESLQYMPAGPLMDITVVTGKLDEVYLPHWICIDDNPEILDKFAVLHIDDCGDDVEKVSQVTASHVKLSEPVFSPRAVLLRIGIPVRINCNVLLYKTNTAFLTLHVYLIPRDPGLQQEMDRRQISDGYKVIKKPHPNTSLKMNNRFILNAVLKGSEIIPENLKLQYDSRSPNFFEVYSKNPDTDFELVLNHKKDHQTVWNCTIRKDEYDSRQTHAATPSAGAAALNTTAQDESDFVDEHRAALIDRVNNVEAILDDLLAEGVVSQAKYDEIMAISTSRDRMRSLFSGPLNAAGCDGKEVFYKILQRREKFLMKDLQKKK; translated from the exons ATGAAGCCTCTGCCGACCTctcaggagaagatggaggagctcTTTCGTTGGCCTTTGCCAGTCagcggaggagaaggaaaagagatgtTCTACAAACTCCTGGAGGAACATGAGCCACATCTCATCGATGAGCTCAGGAGGACAGAAGAGCCA GTGGAAGCAGGGATGCCCGTTAGAGAGCTGCTTTTGGAAACCCTCCATGATTTGAGAGATAAAGAGATAAAGAAATTCaactggctgctgctgtggaagTTCTCTTTGTGCGGCTTTCCAAGACACTTGTGGGAACGATTGCAAAGTTTACACACTGCAGAGAACCTGGTGGACGTGATGGTGCAGACGTGGGGTCAAAAGTCTGTGGAGGTGACCAAGGAGGTGTTAGTGGACATAAACAGGACTGATCTGGTGCAGAGGCTGCACACCTGGGGACACAAAG aaGAACACTCTTTGGGTGAACTTTGGCCTGGACTGATTCCTGAA GTGGAGACGATGGCGTCTGCTATTGAGCTGCTTTTGGAAACGCTGAAGGATTTAACTGATGGGGAGCTGGAGAAGTTCAAGGATTCATTCTTGAGGGAAACTCACTACCAGAAGATCACTTCTGACATCAGATGGTTGATGTCAGAGGCAACAGATGTGCAGGACGTGGTGTTTGTAATGGTGCTGACCCATGGTCAACACTCTCTGTGGCAAACAGAGACGTTTTTACATGAGATGAACCGGATTGATCTGGTTCAGTATCTTTCACACAGCAGATCAGGACCCCAAA agAAACTCTCCTCTGAACACAGACCTGCACTGATACAGAGA GCAGCCAGTAAAGCAGCTGTTAGACGTCGACTTTGGGAAATTGAGGCGGATTTTAGTTATTGGGAGAAATTCAAGAAGATCCTCACGTTGATCATCTCACAGAATAATCCATTCTCATTGATGTTGAGACGAACATCTGACAGAGAATCAGTAATGGATCTGATGTTGCAGACTTTAGGCCTTCACTCTCTGGATTTAACCTGTGAGGTTTTAGTGATAATGGGCAGAAGTCACACAATATGTGAAG TGAAGGcgagtggaagagagagagagacggtgggAGAACGAGCTCAACATCAAGCTGCACAGAGC GAATCCACCATGACATCAGTTCAGGAGAGTCTTTTGGAAACTTTGAAAGATTTGAGTGACAAGGACCTCAAGAAGTTTAAACACCACCTGCAGTACACTGAAGTTGAGAAAGATTACGTAAGAATCCCAAGACAGAGATTAGAGACGTCAAACCGAGTGgagatggtgaagctgatgatggaggCCTACGACAAACAGTCTGTGGAGGTGACCAGGAAGGTGTTAAAGAGGATGTACTGGGAAGACCTGCAGGAGAGCGGGTCAGGAACCACATGTCAACTCCAAA GGCTGGAGCTGAAGTCAGGAACCAACTTTGAAATCCAAG GGGAACTAATATTCTCGGGCCAGAGT GGAGCTTCCAAGGAGAAACCTTTGAACATCCTGCAAGATCTAA GTGTCTCAGAAAGCTCGGACTCAGTGGAGGGTGGAAGCATGACG CAGGAATCCAGTGAATGGACCAAACTTGACCCTGAGGTGAACAGTCAGGATGCAAACGATGCTCCAACTTACAG CTTGCAGTCTGAAGCAGGAAACTATGAATGCAGCATCTCTGGCTTGCGCTGGATGTGTAATGGAAAGGTCCGCTTTAAGTACCAGTTTTGTCCGTGGGAGGAACCCATGGAGAGGATGGAAAGCCTGCAATACATGCCTGCAGGTCCCCTGATGGACATCACAGTGGTTACTGGGAAGTTAGATGAAGTGTACCTGCCTCACTGGATCTGCATCG ACGACAATCCTGAGATTTTGGACAAGTTTGCAGTCCTGCACATAGACGACTGTGGAGATGATGTGGAAAAAGTGTCCCAGGTCACAGCGTCCCACGTCAAGCTGTCTGAGCCTGTTTTCTCCCCTCGAGCGGTCCTGCTGAGAATCGGCATTCCAGTGAGAATAAACTGTAACGTGTTGCTATACAAGACCAACACGGCCTTCCTCACGCTCCATGTGTACCTGATCCCACGTGATCCGGGTCTGCAGCAG GAAATGGACAGGAGGCAAATATCTGATGGGTACAAAGTCATCAAAAAGCCACATCCAAATACTTCTCTGAAAATGAACAATCGTTTCATCTTAAATGCAGTTTTAAAGGGTTCAGAAATCATTCCTGAG AACTTAAAGCTTCAATATGACAGCAGAAGCCCAAATTTCTTCGAGGTCTACAGTAAAAATCCAGACACAGACTTTGAACTCGTGCTCAACCATAAAAAAGACCATCAAACAGTGTGGAACTGTACAATTCGAAAAG atgAATACGACAGTAGGCAAACACATG ctgcgaCTCCCTCAGCCGGAGCAGCCGCTCTGAACACCACGGCACAAGATG AGTCAGACTTTGTGGATGAACACAGAGCTGCGCTGATCGACAGAGTGAACAACGTTGAGGCCATTTTGGATGATCTTCTCGCTGAAGGAGTCGTCTCCCAGGCGAAATATGATGAAATCATGGCTATCAGCACCAGCAGGGATCGGATGAGGAGCCTCTTCTCTGGTCCACTGAACGCTGCTGGATGTGACGGCAAAGAAGTCTTCTACAAAATCCTCCAGAGACGTGAGAAATTTCTCATGAAAGATCTCCAGAAAAAGAAGtga